From one Rhopalosiphum padi isolate XX-2018 chromosome 2, ASM2088224v1, whole genome shotgun sequence genomic stretch:
- the LOC132919156 gene encoding LOW QUALITY PROTEIN: guanine nucleotide-binding protein G(q) subunit alpha-like (The sequence of the model RefSeq protein was modified relative to this genomic sequence to represent the inferred CDS: deleted 1 base in 1 codon), with the protein MACCLSEEAKEQKRINQEIERQLRRDKRDARRELKLLLLGTGESGKSTFIKQMRIIHGSGYSDEDKRGFIKLVYQNIFMAMQSMIRAMDMLKIHYSDPSCSERAELIKSVDFETVTTFESPYVEAIKALWGDSGIQECYDRRREYQLTDSAKYYLMEIDRVASPNYLPTEQDILRVRVPTTGIIEYPFDLEEIRFSYLSDLARIEPPDYLPTEQDILRARAPTTGIIEYPFDLDGIVFRMVDVGGQRSERRKWIHCFENVTSIIFLVALSEYDQILFESENENRMEESKALFKTIITYPWFQHSSVILFLNKKDLLEEKIMYSHLVDYFPDFEGPQRDAISAREFILRMFVDLNPDSEKIIYSHFTCATDTENIRFVFAAVKDTILQSNLKEYNLV; encoded by the exons GTACTGGTGAATCGGGGAAATCCACATTTATCAAACAAATGCGGATTATCCATGGTTCTGGTTACTCCGACGAAGACAAAAGAGGGTTCATCAAACTagtataccaaaatatattcATGGCCATGCAGAGTATGATCAGGGCCATGGACATGCTCAAAATACATTACTCTGATCCATCATGTTCT gaACGTGCGGAGCTCATTAAAAGTGTAGATTTTGAAACTGTTACGACTTTTGAAAGTCCATATGTCGAAGCGATCAAAGCACTCTGGGGAGACTCTGGCATTCAAGAATGTTATGATCGCAGGCGCGAATACCAGCTCACAGATTCTGCTAAATA TTATTTAATGGAAATAGACAGAGTGGCCAGTCCAAATTATCTGCCCACAGAACAAGACATACTTAGAGTAAGGGTACCCACGACGGGCATTATCGAATACCCGTTCGATCTAGAAGAAATTCggtttag TTACTTAAGCGACTTAGCAAGAATTGAA CCCCCCGATTATTTACCTACCGAACAGGACATTCTACGTGCTAGGGCTCCAACTACAGGCATTATCGAGTACCCTTTCGATCTTGATGGTATTGTCTTCAG GATGGTCGATGTTGGAGGCCAGAGATCAGAAAGACGAAAATGGATCCACTGTTTTGAGAATGTAACATCCATCATATTCTTAGTGGCACTTAGTGAATACGATCAGATTCTTTTTGAATCCGAAAAcgaa aaTAGGATGGAAGAATCCAAAGCATTATTCAAAACTATCATAACATATCCTTGGTTCCAACACTCAtcagtaatattgtttttgaacaaAAAGGATCTTCTCGAAGAGAAAATCATGTATTCTCATCTGGTAGATTACTTTCCAGACTTTGAGG GTCCTCAAAGGGACGCCATAAGTGCACGAGAGTTTATACTAAGGATGTTTGTGGATTTGAATCCTGATAgtgagaaaataatttattcacattTCACATGTGCCACAG aTACCGAAAACATTAGATTTGTCTTTGCGGCAGTGAAAGATACCATACTACAATCCAATCTCAAAGAATACAACCTTGTGTAA
- the LOC132920227 gene encoding SUMO-activating enzyme subunit 1, with the protein MASEITKNGDDQMSKDERKVYDRQIRLWGYDGQNKLRASKVLLIGMQGLGAEIAKNLILIGVNSITLKDHTEVSILDHCSQFLIPRDSQERNRAKASMSAAQKLNPNVKVIVDTTPIEQNVDSFVTSFDVVIATECSPNTYKRLSDNCRKAKVKLFIADVYGLFGYFYQDINFEHSLYGEVFPNIDQSNIVPIPKNVPQLYFLTSALLKFQSESNRKPNPDTCEEDIEELKLLINLSPDQTNIDNSLFDEYYGELFCELSPATSIVGAMVSQTAINTVMGMPIEKLNVFFFDHIKHEGKFHLL; encoded by the exons ATGGCTTCCGAAATTACAAAAAATGGTGATGATCAAATGTCGAAAGACGAACGCAAGGTTTATGACCGACAAATACGCCTATGGGGTTACGATGGACAAAACAA attAAGAGCATCAAAAGTACTTTTAATCGGAATGCAAGGCTTAGGCGCAGAGATAGCTAAAAATTTGATATTGATTGGTGTGAATTCTATTACATTGAAAGATCATACAGAAGTGTCAATATTAGACCATTGTTCGCAGTTCCTTATCCCACGCGATAGCCAAGAACGTAAT CGTGCTAAAGCAAGTATGAGTGCTGCTCAAAAGCTAAACCCAAATGTGAAAGTCATTGTAGATACAACGCCTATTGAACAAAATGTTGATAGTTTTGTTACCTCATTTGATGTTGTCATAGCCACTGAATGTTCTCCAAATACTTATAAAAGATTGAGTGACAATTGTAGAAAagctaaagtaaaattattcatagcTGATGTTTACGGTTTATTTGGATACTTTTACCAGGACAT taaTTTTGAACATTCTTTGTATGGCGAGGTGTTTCCAAACATTGATCAAAGCAATATTGTTCCTATTCCTAAAAATGTACCGCAGCTATATTTTTTGACTTCAG ctttattaaaatttcaatctgAATCTAATCGTAAACCGAATCCTGATACTTGCGAAGAAGACATTGAAGAATTGAAATTACTTATCAACTTATCTCCTGATCAAactaatattgataatagtCTATTTGATGAATACTATGg tgAATTATTTTGCGAGTTGAGTCCAGCGACTTCTATTGTTGGTGCTATGGTATCCCAGACTGCTATAAATACTGTAATGGGTATGCCTATTGAAAagttaaatgtgtttttttttgatcACATTAAACATGAAGGAAAATtccatttgttataa
- the LOC132920226 gene encoding suppressor APC domain-containing protein 2 isoform X1, whose product MTPTHVGDVKNAATEGLPAKFVLSMRTLFDILDDKRTGYVKFSEIETRWQDDGTKGLPKGVLDSLRKVTPPNGLLSFDRFCTGLKMCLLRNQMENGRRDNDSVRPPSAPLLDVDIKPNVQWTNGNMAAIRPTQQRTLSMPQLALERNSKEVHQLSQKSTSSLFGPPKPPRTAAGLERGLQLASGERIIDKAEIRTALQNWQLGVLLNDQSCSRSEKQSGEQTYKRINQRRREPRRHTLQSGVDYNMLKRIKQIEQEKEVLMHGLQAVERARDWYHKQIAAVQEKMKYLGRTNSHTQDQWTEAQQERIELQRARVLEVNRHLSALTDGGERWGGLPLHMNLAVHSANNPGTMLHQNPQVMATLKHRNHILTEELGQKSERISTLEREKATLIRELFQTRTQMGRKLGRLDSKPDGQSYIP is encoded by the exons ATGACTCCAACGCATGTAGGAGACGTCAAAAATGCTGCCACCGAGGGATTACCTGCAAAGTTTGTTCTGTCCATGAGAACATTGTTTGACATTTTAGACGATAAAAGGACTGGTTATGTTAAGTTTTCtg AAATAGAGACGAGATGGCAAGATGATGGTACAAAAGGTTTGCCTAAAGGTGTATTGGATAGTCTTCGAAAAGTAACACCACCAAACGGTCTTCTGTCTTTTGACCGTTTTTGTACTGGTTTAAAAATGTGCCTACTTCGAAATCAAATGGAAAATGGTCGTCGGGATAATGACTCCGTACGACCTCCATCTGCTCCACTTTTGGATGTAGATATTAAGCCTAATGTACAATGGACAAATGGAAATATGGCTGCTATTCGACCTACTCAGCAAAGAACTCTAAGTATGCCACAATTAGCTTTGGAACGTAATAGTAAGGAAGTACACCAGTTGTCACAAAAATCCACATCGTCGCTTTTTGGACCACCTAAACCTCCAAGAACTGCAGCGGGCTTAGAACGTGGTTTACAGCTTGCTTCTGGTGAACGTATTATTGATAAGGCTGAAATAAGAACAGCTTTACAAAATTGGCAATTGGGAGTGTTGTTGAACGATCAGAGCTGTTCTAGAAGTGAAAAACAGTcag gAGAACAAACTTATAAAAGAATTAATCAACGACGAAGAGAACCAAGACGTCATACTCTCCAAAGTGGAgtagattataatatg CTGAAAAGAATAAAGCAAATAGAACAGGAAAAAGAAGTTCTCATGCATGGTCTCCAAGCTGTAGAAAGGGCAAGAGACTGGTACCATAAGCAGATAGCTGCTGTAcaagaaaaaatgaaatatcttGGACGAACAAATTCACATACA CAGGATCAATGGACTGAAGCACAACAGGAGCGTATTGAGTTACAACGTGCTCGAGTCTTAGAGGTTAATAGACATTTGTCCGCATTGACAGATGGTGGTGAACGATGGGGTGGTCTACCGTTACATATGAACTTAGCTGTACATTCAGCAAATAATCCTGGAACGATGTTACATCAAAATCCTCAAGTAATGGCTACATTAAAACATCGCAACCATATTCTCACTGAG gagCTAGGACAAAAAAGTGAAAGAATATCAACATTAGAAAGAGAAAAGGCGACTCTTATTAGAGAATTATTTCAAACACGAACCCAAATGGGACGTAAATTAGGGAGATTAGACAGTAAACCTGATGGTCAGTCATATATACCTTAA
- the LOC132920226 gene encoding suppressor APC domain-containing protein 2 isoform X2, with protein sequence MTPTHVGDVKNAATEGLPAKFVLSMRTLFDILDDKRTGYVKFSEIETRWQDDGTKGLPKGVLDSLRKVTPPNGLLSFDRFCTGLKMCLLRNQMENGRRDNDSVRPPSAPLLDVDIKPNVQWTNGNMAAIRPTQQRTLSMPQLALERNSKEVHQLSQKSTSSLFGPPKPPRTAAGLERGLQLASGERIIDKAEIRTALQNWQLGVLLNDQSCSRSEKQSGEQTYKRINQRRREPRRHTLQSGVDYNMLKRIKQIEQEKEVLMHGLQAVERARDWYHKQIAAVQEKMKYLGRTNSHTDQWTEAQQERIELQRARVLEVNRHLSALTDGGERWGGLPLHMNLAVHSANNPGTMLHQNPQVMATLKHRNHILTEELGQKSERISTLEREKATLIRELFQTRTQMGRKLGRLDSKPDGQSYIP encoded by the exons ATGACTCCAACGCATGTAGGAGACGTCAAAAATGCTGCCACCGAGGGATTACCTGCAAAGTTTGTTCTGTCCATGAGAACATTGTTTGACATTTTAGACGATAAAAGGACTGGTTATGTTAAGTTTTCtg AAATAGAGACGAGATGGCAAGATGATGGTACAAAAGGTTTGCCTAAAGGTGTATTGGATAGTCTTCGAAAAGTAACACCACCAAACGGTCTTCTGTCTTTTGACCGTTTTTGTACTGGTTTAAAAATGTGCCTACTTCGAAATCAAATGGAAAATGGTCGTCGGGATAATGACTCCGTACGACCTCCATCTGCTCCACTTTTGGATGTAGATATTAAGCCTAATGTACAATGGACAAATGGAAATATGGCTGCTATTCGACCTACTCAGCAAAGAACTCTAAGTATGCCACAATTAGCTTTGGAACGTAATAGTAAGGAAGTACACCAGTTGTCACAAAAATCCACATCGTCGCTTTTTGGACCACCTAAACCTCCAAGAACTGCAGCGGGCTTAGAACGTGGTTTACAGCTTGCTTCTGGTGAACGTATTATTGATAAGGCTGAAATAAGAACAGCTTTACAAAATTGGCAATTGGGAGTGTTGTTGAACGATCAGAGCTGTTCTAGAAGTGAAAAACAGTcag gAGAACAAACTTATAAAAGAATTAATCAACGACGAAGAGAACCAAGACGTCATACTCTCCAAAGTGGAgtagattataatatg CTGAAAAGAATAAAGCAAATAGAACAGGAAAAAGAAGTTCTCATGCATGGTCTCCAAGCTGTAGAAAGGGCAAGAGACTGGTACCATAAGCAGATAGCTGCTGTAcaagaaaaaatgaaatatcttGGACGAACAAATTCACATACA GATCAATGGACTGAAGCACAACAGGAGCGTATTGAGTTACAACGTGCTCGAGTCTTAGAGGTTAATAGACATTTGTCCGCATTGACAGATGGTGGTGAACGATGGGGTGGTCTACCGTTACATATGAACTTAGCTGTACATTCAGCAAATAATCCTGGAACGATGTTACATCAAAATCCTCAAGTAATGGCTACATTAAAACATCGCAACCATATTCTCACTGAG gagCTAGGACAAAAAAGTGAAAGAATATCAACATTAGAAAGAGAAAAGGCGACTCTTATTAGAGAATTATTTCAAACACGAACCCAAATGGGACGTAAATTAGGGAGATTAGACAGTAAACCTGATGGTCAGTCATATATACCTTAA
- the LOC132920060 gene encoding probable palmitoyltransferase ZDHHC24 isoform X2, protein MIMVTLDQFWKFLKTVRKKSFSELVLCLFLLVLICVYYCVDVFYILPCMYRLPSVLYLTHLLSLTFVVFNLLTNFLAIMYADSSVIGRLLTTSEFTSKDITYCYTCQCNVPLRCWHCDICNVCILTRDHHCTFSTTCVGHYNRRYFLWFLLYLSVASFYEIILIIYYIYYKVTIKFSDLMVLVPFQSVLTGFHLTVGQIFVVLLTLIFIAVTISSLLLIYHLDKVRKGLVCHEKQENNYDFGLMRNLETVFGEKWYITWISPFIKSKLPYNGIDWQSHVNQYKTK, encoded by the exons ATGATTATGGTGACTTTAGACCAATTCTGgaagtttttaaaaactgttagaAAAAAGAGCTTTTCAGAGCTAGTATTGTGTTTATTTCTATTGGTTTTGATATGTGTATACTATTGTGTCGATGTTTTTTACATATTACCGTGTATGTATCGGTTACCGTCAGTTTTGTATTTAACACACCTGCTGTCTTTGACATTTGTGGTTTTCAATCTGCTTACAAATTTTTTAGCCATAATGTATGCCGATTCATCAGTTATTGGCAGATTACTTACTACGTCTGAGTTCACAtcaaaag ATATTACATACTGTTATACTTGCCAGTGTAATGTTCCTCTAAGATGTTGGCACTGTGACATATGCAATGTCTGCATATTGACTAGAGATCATCATTGCACTTTTAGTACGACGTGTGTTGGTCATTATAATAGAAGATACTTCTTGTGGTTTTTGCTATATTTGTCTGTAGCCAGCTTTTATgagataattttgataatttattacatatactaTAAAGTGACTATTAAATTTTCAGATTTGATGGTTTTAGTGCCATTTCAATCGGTTTTAACTGGCTTTCATTTAACCGTAGGTCAaatttttgtagttttattaACATTGATTTTTATAGCTGTAACAATATCTTCATTGTTGTTAATTTATCACCTAGATAAGGTACGCAAAGGTCTGGTATGTCATGAAAAACAAgagaataattatgattttggcTTGATGCGAAATTTGGAAACTGTTTTTGGGGAAAAATGGTATATAACATGGATTTCCCCATTCATCAAATCTAAATTACCCTACAATGGAATTGACTGGCAAAGTCAtgttaatcaatataaaacaaaataa
- the LOC132920060 gene encoding probable palmitoyltransferase ZDHHC24 isoform X1, translating to MIMVTLDQFWKFLKTVRKKSFSELVLCLFLLVLICVYYCVDVFYILPCMYRLPSVLYLTHLLSLTFVVFNLLTNFLAIMYADSSVIGRLLTTSEFTSKEDITYCYTCQCNVPLRCWHCDICNVCILTRDHHCTFSTTCVGHYNRRYFLWFLLYLSVASFYEIILIIYYIYYKVTIKFSDLMVLVPFQSVLTGFHLTVGQIFVVLLTLIFIAVTISSLLLIYHLDKVRKGLVCHEKQENNYDFGLMRNLETVFGEKWYITWISPFIKSKLPYNGIDWQSHVNQYKTK from the exons ATGATTATGGTGACTTTAGACCAATTCTGgaagtttttaaaaactgttagaAAAAAGAGCTTTTCAGAGCTAGTATTGTGTTTATTTCTATTGGTTTTGATATGTGTATACTATTGTGTCGATGTTTTTTACATATTACCGTGTATGTATCGGTTACCGTCAGTTTTGTATTTAACACACCTGCTGTCTTTGACATTTGTGGTTTTCAATCTGCTTACAAATTTTTTAGCCATAATGTATGCCGATTCATCAGTTATTGGCAGATTACTTACTACGTCTGAGTTCACAtcaaaag AAGATATTACATACTGTTATACTTGCCAGTGTAATGTTCCTCTAAGATGTTGGCACTGTGACATATGCAATGTCTGCATATTGACTAGAGATCATCATTGCACTTTTAGTACGACGTGTGTTGGTCATTATAATAGAAGATACTTCTTGTGGTTTTTGCTATATTTGTCTGTAGCCAGCTTTTATgagataattttgataatttattacatatactaTAAAGTGACTATTAAATTTTCAGATTTGATGGTTTTAGTGCCATTTCAATCGGTTTTAACTGGCTTTCATTTAACCGTAGGTCAaatttttgtagttttattaACATTGATTTTTATAGCTGTAACAATATCTTCATTGTTGTTAATTTATCACCTAGATAAGGTACGCAAAGGTCTGGTATGTCATGAAAAACAAgagaataattatgattttggcTTGATGCGAAATTTGGAAACTGTTTTTGGGGAAAAATGGTATATAACATGGATTTCCCCATTCATCAAATCTAAATTACCCTACAATGGAATTGACTGGCAAAGTCAtgttaatcaatataaaacaaaataa
- the LOC132920058 gene encoding rho GTPase-activating protein 1 isoform X2, with amino-acid sequence MTDNEEPYPSLSDYHDYEPNLEFDDTELQSPSADIDLEKSLANVNGTVGTLDYMESPVSDGTIEENFEEELVNAPQVEGLTSVNDTATGNLLDDLEADDSKEDEDFSDVAECGVVDVVGDDAVGRKIIVVSACKLPSNKEVDHPRLLRYLMYTLDKFVEQDYSLVYFHYGLTSKNKPTLSWLWQAYRAFDRKYKKNLKALYLVHPTGFIKVVWQLFRAVISAKFGRKIMYVNHLQELKLFMDLDQLIIPAPVLDHDEQLMKKLNKRKVSLVEQETEQKPEPLPTQQFGVSLQFIKANNNGEIIPPLVQKCVEYLSLPDALETEGLFRRSANINHLRDLQSRINLGEPVDFGNDVHLAAVLLKTFLRELEEPLMTFDLFDEITQFQTLPKDERPRQVKILILEKLPLDNYHLLKYLIQFLSKVMDRCDLNKMTSSNLAVVFGPNLVRSPNSQLSLAAIGPINAFTDFVLVNHDQIFII; translated from the exons ATGACTGATAATGAAGAACCATATCCTAGTCTTTCTGATTATCATGACTATGAACCAAACTTAGAATTTGATGATACTGAACTTCAAAGTCCATCTGCAGATAttg ATTTGGAGAAAAGTTTAGCTAATGTAAATGGGACAGTAGGAACATTAGATTACATGGAATCACCTGTTTCTGACGGTACTATTGAGGAAAATTTTGAAGAAGAATTAGTAAATGCTCCTCAAGTTGAAGGTTTAACATCTGTAAATGATACGGCAACAGGCAATTTATTAGATGATTTGGAAGCAGatgat tctaAAGAAGATGAAGACTTTAGCGATGTTGCTGAATGTGGTGTAGTTGATGTAGTAGGTGATGATGCAGTTGGtcgtaaaattattgttgtatcaGCTTGCAAATTACCAAGCAATAAAGAAGTTGATCATCCAAGGCTTCTaag gtatctaatgTACACTTTGGACAAATTTGTAGAACAAGACTACAGCTTGGTCTACTTCCATTATGGGTTGAcaagtaaaaataaaccaaCGCTATCATGGCTATGGCAAGCATACCGCGCATTTgatagaaaatacaaaaaaaacctaAAGGCTTTGTATTTAGTACACCCAACTGGTTTTATCAAAGTGGTTTGGCAACTTTTTAGAGCtgttattag TGCTAAATTTGGCCGAAAAATTATGTATGTTAACCATTTACAAGAATTGAAACTGTTCATGGATTTGGATCAATTAATTATTCCAGCTCCAGTCTTAGA tcaTGATgaacaattaatgaaaaaattaaataaaagaaaagttTCATTAGTTGAACAGGAAACTGAACAAAAACCTGAACCATTACCAACTCAACAATTTGGTGTTTCATTACAGTTTATAAAAGCAAACAATAATGGAGAAATAATTCCACCATTGGTACAAAAGTGTGTTGAATACTTAAGTCTACCAgatg CCTTAGAAACTGAAGGATTATTTAGAAGATCTGCAAACATTAATCATTTAAGAGATTTACAGAGTCGTATCAATCTAGGTGAACCAGTTGACTTTGGTAATGATGTACATCTTGCAGCTGTTTTGTTGAAAACTTTTTTGCGAGAACTTGAAGAGCCTTTAATGACATTTGATTTGTTTGATGAGATTACGCAATTTCAAA CACTTCCAAAAGACGAACGTCCTAGGCAAGTTAAAATTCTGATATTGGAAAAACTACCTCTTGATAATTATCATTTACTCAAATaccttattcaatttttatcaaaa GTAATGGATAGATGTGACCTGAATAAAATGACTTCGTCTAATTTAGCAGTAGTTTTTGGTCCAAATTTGGTACGCAGTCCAAATAGTCAGTTATCTTTAGCGGCGATTGGTCCAATTAATGCTTTTACCGATTTTGTACTAGTCAATCATGAccaaatattcattatatga
- the LOC132920058 gene encoding rho GTPase-activating protein 1 isoform X1: MDPRVQPSSKYFPVAMTDNEEPYPSLSDYHDYEPNLEFDDTELQSPSADIDLEKSLANVNGTVGTLDYMESPVSDGTIEENFEEELVNAPQVEGLTSVNDTATGNLLDDLEADDSKEDEDFSDVAECGVVDVVGDDAVGRKIIVVSACKLPSNKEVDHPRLLRYLMYTLDKFVEQDYSLVYFHYGLTSKNKPTLSWLWQAYRAFDRKYKKNLKALYLVHPTGFIKVVWQLFRAVISAKFGRKIMYVNHLQELKLFMDLDQLIIPAPVLDHDEQLMKKLNKRKVSLVEQETEQKPEPLPTQQFGVSLQFIKANNNGEIIPPLVQKCVEYLSLPDALETEGLFRRSANINHLRDLQSRINLGEPVDFGNDVHLAAVLLKTFLRELEEPLMTFDLFDEITQFQTLPKDERPRQVKILILEKLPLDNYHLLKYLIQFLSKVMDRCDLNKMTSSNLAVVFGPNLVRSPNSQLSLAAIGPINAFTDFVLVNHDQIFII; encoded by the exons ATGGATCCTAGGGTGCAGCCTTCCAGCAAGTATTTCCCAG ttgcaATGACTGATAATGAAGAACCATATCCTAGTCTTTCTGATTATCATGACTATGAACCAAACTTAGAATTTGATGATACTGAACTTCAAAGTCCATCTGCAGATAttg ATTTGGAGAAAAGTTTAGCTAATGTAAATGGGACAGTAGGAACATTAGATTACATGGAATCACCTGTTTCTGACGGTACTATTGAGGAAAATTTTGAAGAAGAATTAGTAAATGCTCCTCAAGTTGAAGGTTTAACATCTGTAAATGATACGGCAACAGGCAATTTATTAGATGATTTGGAAGCAGatgat tctaAAGAAGATGAAGACTTTAGCGATGTTGCTGAATGTGGTGTAGTTGATGTAGTAGGTGATGATGCAGTTGGtcgtaaaattattgttgtatcaGCTTGCAAATTACCAAGCAATAAAGAAGTTGATCATCCAAGGCTTCTaag gtatctaatgTACACTTTGGACAAATTTGTAGAACAAGACTACAGCTTGGTCTACTTCCATTATGGGTTGAcaagtaaaaataaaccaaCGCTATCATGGCTATGGCAAGCATACCGCGCATTTgatagaaaatacaaaaaaaacctaAAGGCTTTGTATTTAGTACACCCAACTGGTTTTATCAAAGTGGTTTGGCAACTTTTTAGAGCtgttattag TGCTAAATTTGGCCGAAAAATTATGTATGTTAACCATTTACAAGAATTGAAACTGTTCATGGATTTGGATCAATTAATTATTCCAGCTCCAGTCTTAGA tcaTGATgaacaattaatgaaaaaattaaataaaagaaaagttTCATTAGTTGAACAGGAAACTGAACAAAAACCTGAACCATTACCAACTCAACAATTTGGTGTTTCATTACAGTTTATAAAAGCAAACAATAATGGAGAAATAATTCCACCATTGGTACAAAAGTGTGTTGAATACTTAAGTCTACCAgatg CCTTAGAAACTGAAGGATTATTTAGAAGATCTGCAAACATTAATCATTTAAGAGATTTACAGAGTCGTATCAATCTAGGTGAACCAGTTGACTTTGGTAATGATGTACATCTTGCAGCTGTTTTGTTGAAAACTTTTTTGCGAGAACTTGAAGAGCCTTTAATGACATTTGATTTGTTTGATGAGATTACGCAATTTCAAA CACTTCCAAAAGACGAACGTCCTAGGCAAGTTAAAATTCTGATATTGGAAAAACTACCTCTTGATAATTATCATTTACTCAAATaccttattcaatttttatcaaaa GTAATGGATAGATGTGACCTGAATAAAATGACTTCGTCTAATTTAGCAGTAGTTTTTGGTCCAAATTTGGTACGCAGTCCAAATAGTCAGTTATCTTTAGCGGCGATTGGTCCAATTAATGCTTTTACCGATTTTGTACTAGTCAATCATGAccaaatattcattatatga